One Primulina huaijiensis isolate GDHJ02 chromosome 5, ASM1229523v2, whole genome shotgun sequence DNA segment encodes these proteins:
- the LOC140976116 gene encoding uncharacterized protein, which translates to MSGMALKDVNKIPQSERINESSSNGNFIKPHFELAEENVEHMQNKKTASLVDTPTKRDGSENSGEGVANSEVEYIESENLEDVADVENCLKTLLVGLGSKDWVSVCDALNNVRRLSIFHKEDIAGILNDVISFIVKSLRNPRSAVCKTAIMTSADIFKAYNDNMIDSLDPLLVQLLLKSSQDKRFVCEAAESALITMTKWVSPLVLLPKLQPHIKNRNPRIRAKASLCISRSVPRLGVDGIEEFGIDKLIQIGASQLSDQLPESRDAARALLLELQSAYEKSHLLEPTATVSDEPSTVSWEHFCQSKLSPLSAQAVLRVTNIPREGSISSS; encoded by the exons ATGTCCGGCATGGCTCTCAAAGATGTCAATAAAATACCTCAATCTGAGAGGATTAATGAAAGCTCCAGCAATGGAAACTTTATCAAACCTCACTTTGAACTTGCAGAAGAAAATGTTGAACATATGCAAAACAAGAAGACGGCTTCCTTGGTTGACACTCCCACTAAGAGAGATGGATCTGAAAATTCTGGAGAAGGGGTGGCGAATTCTGAAGTAGAGTACATTGAATCTGAGAATTTGGAGGATGTGGCAGATGTAGAAAACTGTCTAAAG ACACTCTTAGTGGGACTAGGTTCCAAAGACTGGGTTTCGGTGTGTGATGCACTCAACAATGTTCGTAGATTGTCTATATTTCACAAGGAGGATATTGCTGGCATACT GAATGATGTGATTTCCTTCATAGTGAAATCCCTAAGGAACCCGAGAAGCGCTGTTTGTAAAACTGCAATTATGACTTCAGCTGATATCTTTAAAGCATATAATGACAACATGATTGATTCACTGGATCCACTG CTAGTACAACTTCTCCTCAAATCCTCACAAGACAAGAGGTTCGTGTGCGAGGCAGCTGAAAGTGCTTTAATAACCATGACAAAATGGGTTTCCCCTCTTGTATTGTTGCCCAAGCTGCAACCTCATATTAAGAACAGGAATCCTCGAATTCGAGCAAAGGCTTCTTTGTGTATTTCTCGAAGTGTTCCACGTCTG GGAGTTGATGGAATTGAAGAATTTGGCATCgacaaactgatccaaataGGTGCGTCCCAGCTCAGTGACCAGCTTCCCGAGTCCAGAGATGCTGCTCGTGCATTGCTGTTGGAGTTGCAATCTGCATATGAAAAATCTCATCTCCTGGAACCAACTGCTACTGTATCTGATGAACCCTCTACAGTTTCTTGGGAGCATTTTTGCCAGTCGAAGCTTTCTCCATTGAGTGCGCAGGCTGTCCTTCGTGTGACCAATATCCCTCGGGAGGGATCCATTTCAAGTTCATAG
- the LOC140976117 gene encoding CASP-like protein 4A1, with protein sequence MENQTRQPDCDSGSPPLSSLHEFTLPKSSPPLSRRNSGEHISLSLPRSSISSDRTTIDHGLSPERDKHQPPVVVVNRAVSEHPVAGVATKTDPEGGDGGGVWRVRPSLSILRSAKRRKLLKRAALGFRSFGFLFCLVSFSVMAADRNQGWAFDSFDLYKEFRYCISVNIIGCVYSGAQTMDLSFDLTTGKYAVQHRKQLRYYFDFAFDQVIAYLLISASSSATVRIDDWQLNWGKDKFPDMATASVSMSFLAFLALASSSIISGYTLCTSISI encoded by the exons ATGGAAAATCAAACTAGACAACCCGATTGCGACTCAGGCTCCCCGCCACTGTCTTCTCTGCATGAGTTCACACTTCCCAAATCATCTCCGCCTCTCTCCCGCCGCAACAGTGGGGAGCACATATCGCTCTCGCTGCCGCGTTCGTCGATTTCATCTGATCGGACGACAATCGATCATGGGCTGTCTCCGGAAAGAGACAAACATCAGCCGCCGGTGGTGGTGGTGAATCGCGCTGTCTCGGAGCATCCGGTGGCCGGCGTGGCAACCAAAACTGATCCAGAGGGCGGTGATGGAGGTGGGGTTTGGAGGGTTAGACCGTCGCTGTCGATACTGAGAAGCGCGAAGAGGAGGAAGTTGTTGAAAAGGGCTGCTCTGGGATTCAGGAGTTTTGGGTTTTTGTTTTGCTTGGTTTCGTTTTCAGTGATGGCAGCTGATAGAAACCAGGGCTGGGCTTTTGATTCATTTGATCTCTACAAAGAGTTCAG ATATTGTATATCAGTGAATATTATAGGCTGTGTGTACTCTGGAGCTCAGACAATGGATTTGTCTTTCGACTTGACTACCGGAAAGTATGCTGTGCAGCATAGAAAGCAACTCAGATATTACTTCGATTTCGCCTTTGATCAG GTGATTGCTTACCTTCTGATATCGGCATCTTCATCAGCCACGGTTCGGATTGATGACTGGCAATTGAATTGGGGAAAGGACAAGTTCCCAGACATGGCAACAGCGTCCGTATCAATGTCTTTCCTTGCATTTCTTGCCCTTGCCTCGAGTTCTATCATATCTGGTTATACCCTCTGCACATCCATATCTATCTAA
- the LOC140976122 gene encoding RING-H2 finger protein ATL46-like isoform X1, translating to MGRLLQCQEIQGNRWFLGHAHVKVSWIQHQISQNNPLFPSPPAAYGVSSNFHKESSPSPSSSKISPAVLFIIVILAILFFISGLLHLLVRFLTKNHSSSLSNRNLDASSPDALQRQLQQLFHLQDSGLDQAYIDGLPVFSYKEIVGALEPFDCAVCLCEFAESDQLRLLPTCSHAFHINCIDTWLLSNSTCPLCRMTLFNPGFSMENPIFEYDGFREEDGYPVYGANGYSSTRKRMEIDEVATVRGRFPVRLGKFRKLNDVEEGEVGGETSNSSSSKLDARRCYSLGSYQYIVDDANLGVSLSRDQTGRNVKLVKEMEQVSNSSANGNAVEKSICIGTKTDSYSVSKIWLWSKKGKFGSSSGIHTENPSSPNLDLSWMHRTEAI from the exons ATGGGTCGGCTTCTGCAGTGTCAAG AAATACAAGGGAATAGGTGGTTTTTGGGGCATGCCCATGTAAAAGTTTCATGGATCCAGCATCAAATCAGTCAGAACAACCCCCTTTTCCCCTCACCTCCCGCTGCATATGGTGTCAGCAGTAATTTCCATAAAGAATCCAGCCCTTCTCCATCTTCATCAAAAATTAGTCCTGCTGTTCTCTTTATTATAGTTATTTTAGCTATTCTGTTTTTCATATCTGGTCTTCTCCACTTGCTTGTTAGATTTCTCACCAAGAACCATTCATCCTCTCTGTCTAATAGAAATCTTGATGCTTCTAGTCCTGATGCCCTTCAAAGGCAGCTGCAACAGCTCTTTCATTTACAGGATTCCGGTCTGGATCAAGCATATATCGATGGGTTGCCCGTGTTTTCGTATAAGGAGATTGTGGGTGCCCTAGAACCCTTTGATTGTGCTGTTTGTTTGTGTGAATTTGCTGAGTCCGACCAATTGAGATTACTTCCTACTTGTAGCCATGCCTTTCATATCAACTGTATTGATACATGGCTCCTGTCAAACTCAACATGTCCTCTCTGTAGGATGACCCTTTTCAATCCTGGATTCTCCATGGAAAATCCCATTTTCGAGTATGATGGTTTTCGGGAAGAAGATGGATATCCTGTTTATGGAGCGAATGGGTACTCATCTACTCGAAAGAGAATGGAAATAGACGAAGTGGCTACGGTGAGAGGGCGTTTTCCTGTTAGACTCGGTAAATTCCGGAAACTGAATGACGTTGAAGAGGGGGAGGTAGGAGGAGAGACCAGTAACAGTAGCAGTAGTAAATTGGATGCTAGAAGATGCTATTCTCTGGGTTCGTATCAGTACATTGTCGATGATGCTAACCTTGGAGTGTCCTTGAGTCGTGACCAAACTGGTCGCAATGTGAAGCTTGTCAAAGAGATGGAGCAAGTTTCTAATTCATCAGCTAATGGGAATGCAGTGGAGAAGAGTATTTGTATCGGTACGAAGACTGATAGCTATTCAGTGTCGAAGATTTGGCTGTGGTCAAAGAAGGGGAAGTTTGGGAGTTCTTCAGGTATCCACACTGAGAATCCATCTTCTCCGAACTTGGACTTATCATGGATGCATAGAACAGAAGCCATCTGA
- the LOC140976121 gene encoding cyclic nucleotide-gated ion channel 18 yields the protein MNRIFTTPASHLRHFRRTLTHHHSAAVAASGEPNSLSILWHYQILDPNSDIVNLWNHIFLITCLISLFIDPLYFYLPYVGGQVCTSTDNQASVLITYFRTFSDLFYVLHMLMKFRMAFVAPSSRVFGRGELVMDPHEIAMKYLKSDFIIDLTATLPLPQIVIWYVIPATKTNGTGQADNTLALIVLIQYVPRLFVIFPLNQRIIKTTGFIAKTAWAGAAYNLLLYMLASHVLGASWYLASIGRQHSCWHQGCKDEYTSVPPCNLKFLDCESPEMGGIERQYWLNSTSVLSRCDASNDDSDFKFGMFADAFTSEVASSIFIEKYIYCLWWGLRNLSSYGQNLTTSTYLGETTFCIVLCIGGLILFARLIGDMQTYLQSMTVRLEEWRIKRRDTEEWMRHRQLPPDLQERVRRFDQYKWLATRGVHEESILRSLPVDLRREIQRHLCLNLVRRVPFFAQMDDQLLDAICERLVSSLSTEGSYIVREDDPVNVMLFIIRGQLESSTTNGGRSGFFNSITLRPGDFCGEELLTWALVPNSSNLPSSTRTVKTLTEVEAFTLKAEDLKFVALQFKRLQSKKLQHAFRYYSHQWRTWGACFVQAAWRRFKKKKLAKELALQESFYYMSNYSSDQDGDSDNGSADNSSVDTPSSARHLGATILASKFAANTKRGAGAQKVQIADPASSSLKMPKLFKPDEPDFFEDV from the exons ATGAATAGAATATTCACCACGCCTGCATCCCACCTCCGCCACTTCCGGCGAACGCTGACCCACCACCATTCCGCCGCCGTAGCCGCCTCGGGCGAGCCCAACTCCCTCAGCATCTTATGGCACTACCAAATCCTCGATCCCAACAGCGACATTGTCAATCTCTGGAACCACATATTCTTGATCACCTGTCTTATCTCCCTCTTCATCGACCCCCTGTATTTCTATCTCCCGTACGTCGGCGGCCAAGTCTGTACGTCCACAGATAACCAAGCTTCTGTTTTGATCACTTATTTTCGAACCTTTTCCGATTTATTTTACGTTCTACACATGTTGATGAAGTTTCGCATGGCGTTTGTGGCTCCGAGCTCCCGGGTTTTCGGGCGTGGGGAGCTTGTTATGGATCCCCATGAGATTGCCATGAAGTATCTCAAATCTGATTTTATAATTGATCTCACCGCCACTCTGCCGCTGCCTCAG ATTGTGATCTGGTATGTAATTCCAGCAACGAAAACGAACGGAACCGGTCAGGCTGACAACACTCTTGCTCTTATTGTCCTAATCCAGTATGTTCCACGGCTGTTTGTCATTTTTCCCCTGAATCAGAGGATAATTAAAACTACGGGTTTTATAGCCAAGACTGCTTGGGCAGGAGCTGCTTATAATTTGCTTCTGTACATGCTAGCCAGCCAT GTATTAGGAGCTTCATGGTATCTGGCATCGATAGGGCGGCAACATTCTTGCTGGCATCAAGGGTGTAAAGACGAATATACCAGTGTCCCACCGTGTAATCTGAAATTCCTTGACTGTGAAAGTCCTGAAATGGGGGGTATTGAGCGACAGTATTGGCTGAATTCGACTAGTGTACTTTCACGTTGTGACGCTAGCAATGACGATTCTGATTTCAAGTTTGGGATGTTTGCTGATGCTTTTACTAGTGAAGTTGCTTCATCAATTTTCATTGAGAAATACATTTATTGCCTTTGGTGGGGCTTAAGAAATTTGAG TTCATATGGACAGAATTTGACGACTAGCACTTATCTTGGAGAGACGACATTCTGTATTGTTTTGTGCATTGGTGGTCTGATTTTGTTCGCTCGTTTGATTGGAGATATGCAG ACTTATTTGCAATCAATGACGGTGAGACTTGAAGAGTGGAGAATTAAGAGAAGGGACACCGAAGAATGGATGAGGCATCGGCAACTGCCTCCAGATTTGCAGGAACGTGTTCGTAGATTTGATCAGTATAAATGGCTCGCGACACGAGGAGTCCACGAAGAATCCATCTTACGGTCCTTACCTGTGGACCTTAGGCGTGAAATTCAAAGGCATCTATGTCTTAACCTCGTTCGCCGA GTTCCATTCTTTGCACAAATGGATGACCAACTCCTGGATGCCATATGTGAACGTCTAGTTTCATCCTTGAGTACAGAAGGCAGCTACATTGTTCGAGAAGACGATCCGGTAAACGTGATGTTGTTCATCATCAGAGGACAACTCGAGAGCTCCACGACAAATGGTGGACGTTCCGGATTCTTCAATTCAATCACCCTTCGACCAGGTGATTTCTGTGGGGAAGAATTACTAACCTGGGCTCTAGTACCAAATTCCTCAAACCTTCCTTCTTCAACCCGAACCGTCAAAACTCTAACAGAAGTCGAAGCATTCACACTAAAAGCAGAAGACCTTAAATTCGTCGCCCTTCAATTTAAACGTCTTCAGAGCAAGAAGCTTCAGCATGCATTTAGGTACTATTCCCATCAGTGGAGGACATGGGGTGCCTGTTTTGTTCAAGCAGCATGGCGAAGATTCAAGAAAAAGAAGTTAGCGAAGGAGTTGGCTCTACAAGAGAGTTTCTACTATATGTCTAATTACAGCAGCGACCAAGACGGAGATTCGGACAATGGAAGTGCTGACAATTCATCCGTTGATACTCCAAGCAGTGCTCGGCATCTAGGAGCCACAATTTTGGCTTCAAAATTTGCTGCCAACACGAAAAGAGGAGCTGGTGCTCAGAAGGTTCAAATTGCTGATCCTGCGTCCTCGAGCTTAAAGATGCCAAAACTGTTTAAACCAGATGAGCCTGATTTCTTCGAGGATGTTTAg
- the LOC140976122 gene encoding RING-H2 finger protein ATL46-like isoform X2 yields the protein MICSMTEIQGNRWFLGHAHVKVSWIQHQISQNNPLFPSPPAAYGVSSNFHKESSPSPSSSKISPAVLFIIVILAILFFISGLLHLLVRFLTKNHSSSLSNRNLDASSPDALQRQLQQLFHLQDSGLDQAYIDGLPVFSYKEIVGALEPFDCAVCLCEFAESDQLRLLPTCSHAFHINCIDTWLLSNSTCPLCRMTLFNPGFSMENPIFEYDGFREEDGYPVYGANGYSSTRKRMEIDEVATVRGRFPVRLGKFRKLNDVEEGEVGGETSNSSSSKLDARRCYSLGSYQYIVDDANLGVSLSRDQTGRNVKLVKEMEQVSNSSANGNAVEKSICIGTKTDSYSVSKIWLWSKKGKFGSSSGIHTENPSSPNLDLSWMHRTEAI from the coding sequence ATGATTTGTTCAATGACAGAAATACAAGGGAATAGGTGGTTTTTGGGGCATGCCCATGTAAAAGTTTCATGGATCCAGCATCAAATCAGTCAGAACAACCCCCTTTTCCCCTCACCTCCCGCTGCATATGGTGTCAGCAGTAATTTCCATAAAGAATCCAGCCCTTCTCCATCTTCATCAAAAATTAGTCCTGCTGTTCTCTTTATTATAGTTATTTTAGCTATTCTGTTTTTCATATCTGGTCTTCTCCACTTGCTTGTTAGATTTCTCACCAAGAACCATTCATCCTCTCTGTCTAATAGAAATCTTGATGCTTCTAGTCCTGATGCCCTTCAAAGGCAGCTGCAACAGCTCTTTCATTTACAGGATTCCGGTCTGGATCAAGCATATATCGATGGGTTGCCCGTGTTTTCGTATAAGGAGATTGTGGGTGCCCTAGAACCCTTTGATTGTGCTGTTTGTTTGTGTGAATTTGCTGAGTCCGACCAATTGAGATTACTTCCTACTTGTAGCCATGCCTTTCATATCAACTGTATTGATACATGGCTCCTGTCAAACTCAACATGTCCTCTCTGTAGGATGACCCTTTTCAATCCTGGATTCTCCATGGAAAATCCCATTTTCGAGTATGATGGTTTTCGGGAAGAAGATGGATATCCTGTTTATGGAGCGAATGGGTACTCATCTACTCGAAAGAGAATGGAAATAGACGAAGTGGCTACGGTGAGAGGGCGTTTTCCTGTTAGACTCGGTAAATTCCGGAAACTGAATGACGTTGAAGAGGGGGAGGTAGGAGGAGAGACCAGTAACAGTAGCAGTAGTAAATTGGATGCTAGAAGATGCTATTCTCTGGGTTCGTATCAGTACATTGTCGATGATGCTAACCTTGGAGTGTCCTTGAGTCGTGACCAAACTGGTCGCAATGTGAAGCTTGTCAAAGAGATGGAGCAAGTTTCTAATTCATCAGCTAATGGGAATGCAGTGGAGAAGAGTATTTGTATCGGTACGAAGACTGATAGCTATTCAGTGTCGAAGATTTGGCTGTGGTCAAAGAAGGGGAAGTTTGGGAGTTCTTCAGGTATCCACACTGAGAATCCATCTTCTCCGAACTTGGACTTATCATGGATGCATAGAACAGAAGCCATCTGA
- the LOC140976122 gene encoding RING-H2 finger protein ATL46-like isoform X3, whose amino-acid sequence MKIQGNRWFLGHAHVKVSWIQHQISQNNPLFPSPPAAYGVSSNFHKESSPSPSSSKISPAVLFIIVILAILFFISGLLHLLVRFLTKNHSSSLSNRNLDASSPDALQRQLQQLFHLQDSGLDQAYIDGLPVFSYKEIVGALEPFDCAVCLCEFAESDQLRLLPTCSHAFHINCIDTWLLSNSTCPLCRMTLFNPGFSMENPIFEYDGFREEDGYPVYGANGYSSTRKRMEIDEVATVRGRFPVRLGKFRKLNDVEEGEVGGETSNSSSSKLDARRCYSLGSYQYIVDDANLGVSLSRDQTGRNVKLVKEMEQVSNSSANGNAVEKSICIGTKTDSYSVSKIWLWSKKGKFGSSSGIHTENPSSPNLDLSWMHRTEAI is encoded by the exons ATGA AAATACAAGGGAATAGGTGGTTTTTGGGGCATGCCCATGTAAAAGTTTCATGGATCCAGCATCAAATCAGTCAGAACAACCCCCTTTTCCCCTCACCTCCCGCTGCATATGGTGTCAGCAGTAATTTCCATAAAGAATCCAGCCCTTCTCCATCTTCATCAAAAATTAGTCCTGCTGTTCTCTTTATTATAGTTATTTTAGCTATTCTGTTTTTCATATCTGGTCTTCTCCACTTGCTTGTTAGATTTCTCACCAAGAACCATTCATCCTCTCTGTCTAATAGAAATCTTGATGCTTCTAGTCCTGATGCCCTTCAAAGGCAGCTGCAACAGCTCTTTCATTTACAGGATTCCGGTCTGGATCAAGCATATATCGATGGGTTGCCCGTGTTTTCGTATAAGGAGATTGTGGGTGCCCTAGAACCCTTTGATTGTGCTGTTTGTTTGTGTGAATTTGCTGAGTCCGACCAATTGAGATTACTTCCTACTTGTAGCCATGCCTTTCATATCAACTGTATTGATACATGGCTCCTGTCAAACTCAACATGTCCTCTCTGTAGGATGACCCTTTTCAATCCTGGATTCTCCATGGAAAATCCCATTTTCGAGTATGATGGTTTTCGGGAAGAAGATGGATATCCTGTTTATGGAGCGAATGGGTACTCATCTACTCGAAAGAGAATGGAAATAGACGAAGTGGCTACGGTGAGAGGGCGTTTTCCTGTTAGACTCGGTAAATTCCGGAAACTGAATGACGTTGAAGAGGGGGAGGTAGGAGGAGAGACCAGTAACAGTAGCAGTAGTAAATTGGATGCTAGAAGATGCTATTCTCTGGGTTCGTATCAGTACATTGTCGATGATGCTAACCTTGGAGTGTCCTTGAGTCGTGACCAAACTGGTCGCAATGTGAAGCTTGTCAAAGAGATGGAGCAAGTTTCTAATTCATCAGCTAATGGGAATGCAGTGGAGAAGAGTATTTGTATCGGTACGAAGACTGATAGCTATTCAGTGTCGAAGATTTGGCTGTGGTCAAAGAAGGGGAAGTTTGGGAGTTCTTCAGGTATCCACACTGAGAATCCATCTTCTCCGAACTTGGACTTATCATGGATGCATAGAACAGAAGCCATCTGA
- the LOC140976119 gene encoding uncharacterized protein At4g28440-like yields the protein MAETKSALRKPVFSKVDQLQPGTNGHNLVVKVVSSNTVMQKGRPDKPQVGQVRIAECLVGDETGVIVFTARNDQVKIMKPDATVILRNAKIDMFKGSMRLAVDKWGRLETAEPASFTVKEDNNLSLVEYELVNVTEE from the exons ATGGCTGAAACAAAATCAGCTTTGAGGAAGCCAGTTTTCTCCAAGGTGGATCAGCTTCAGCCTGGCACAAACGGACACAATCTTGTAGTAAAAGTTGTCAGTTCCAATACTGTTATGCAAAAGGGCAGGCCAGACAAGCCTCaagttggtcaagtccgaataGCTGAATGTCTGGTGGGAGATGAAACTGGAGTGATTGTGTTTACTGCTAGAAATGATCAAG TGAAAATAATGAAGCCAGATGCTACGGTAATTCTACGAAATGCGAAAATTGACATGTTCAAAGGATCAATGAGGCTGGCTGTGGATAAATGGGGACGTTTAGAAACGGCTGAACCAGCAAGTTTCACTGTTAAGGAGGATAACAATCTCTCCCTAGTTGAATATGAATTGGTCAATGTTACCGAGGAGTGA
- the LOC140976120 gene encoding potassium transporter 8-like, with amino-acid sequence MDIEGRNPNNAIKKESWRAVLTLAYQSLGVVYGDLSTSPLYVYKSTFAEDIQHSESNEEIYGVLSFVFWTLTLIPLLKYVFIVLRADDNGEGGTFALYSLLCRHARVSTLPNGQLADEELYEYRKNGIGSGNKGFGLRLKSTLEKHRLLQRILLTLALIGTCMVIGDGVLTPAISVFSAVSGLELVVSKHHHQYIEVPVACIILVFLFYLQHYGTHRIGYLFAPIVITWLFCISAIGVYNIFHWNPNVYQALSPYYMYKFLKKTRKGGWMSLGGILLCITGSEAMFADLGHFSQLSIKIAFSFVVYPSLILAYMGQAAYLSKHHVIESYYRIGFYESVPENIRWPVLAIAILAAVVGSQAIITGTFSIIKQCSALGCFPRVRIIHTSSKICGQIYIPAINWTLMLLGLAVTIGFRDTKHISNASGLAVITVMLVTTCLMSLVIVLCWNRSVVFAICFIFFFGSIEALYFSASLIKFREGAWVPVALSFIFLAIMYIWHYGTFKKYEFDLHNKVSIDWLLGLSPKLGIVRVRGIGLIHTELVSGVPAIFSHFVTNLPAFHQVLVLFCVKYVPVPHVRPEERFLVGRIGPKGYRVYRCIARYGYRDSLTDDVEFERDLVCSIAEFIRSEGKERDSTSDKNLENEEKMTVIGTTSTHTNGIKMLENDEKLSDIASVMELGEIHAPAPDIPRKRVRFLLPESPQIDSEAQAELRELMEAREAGMAFILGHCYVKAKSGSSLIKRVVINVGYDFLRRNSASPTYALNLPRASTLEVGMIYLV; translated from the exons ATGGATATTGAAGGCAGGAACCCTAACAATGCTATAAAG AAAGAATCTTGGAGGGCTGTGCTGACCTTAGCTTATCAGAGTTTGGGTGTTGTTTATGGGGATTTAAGCACTTCACCTTTGTATGTATACAAAAGTACTTTTGCCGAGGACATCCAACATTCAGAGTCTAATGAGGAAATATATGGGGTTTTATCTTTCGTATTCTGGACTTTGACTCTGATTCCTCTTCTTAAGTATGTGTTCATAGTACTTAGAGCTGATGATAACGGTGAAGGTGGGACTTTTGCTTTGTATTCATTGCTGTGCCGCCATGCCCGGGTGAGCACTTTGCCAAATGGGCAGCTTGCTGATGAGGAATTATATGAGTATAGAAAAAATGGAATTGGATCAGGTAATAAAGGTTTCGGCTTAAGATTGAAATCGACATTGGAAAAGCATAGATTGCTGCAAAGGATATTACTCACTTTGGCTTTGATTGGGACTTGTATGGTGATTGGGGATGGAGTTCTTACACCAGCTATTTCTG TATTTTCTGCTGTGTCCGGATTAGAGCTTGTTGTGTCAAAGCATCATCACCAAT ATATCGAAGTCCCTGTTGCTTGTATAATACTGGTTTTCTTATTTTATCTGCAACACTACGGAACCCACCGAATAGGATATCTGTTTGCTCCAATCGTGATTACTTGGCTATTCTGCATCAGTGCCATTGGAGTGTATAATATATTCCACTGGAATCCGAATGTTTACCAGGCACTCTCTCCTTACTACATGTATAAATTCTTGAAGAAGACTCGAAAAGGAGGCTGGATGTCCTTGGGTGGGATATTGTTGTGCATAACAG GTTCAGAGGCCATGTTTGCTGATCTTGGACATTTTTCGCAGCTGTCCATCAAG ATAGCTTTTAGCTTTGTGGTTTATCCATCCTTGATCCTTGCTTACATGGGACAAGCCGCTTATTTATCCAAACATCATGTAATCGAGAGTTACTACCGAATTGGTTTCTATGAATCTGTACCTG AAAATATTCGATGGCCTGTCCTCGCAATTGCAATACTTGCTGCTGTTGTGGGAAGCCAAGCCATCATCACTGGGACGTTTTCCATCATTAAGCAATGCTCTGCTTTGGGTTGCTTTCCAAGGGTCAGAATAATACACACGTCGTCTAAAATATGTGGGCAGATTTACATTCCAGCTATCAACTGGACTTTAATGCTTCTCGGATTGGCTGTGACCATTGGCTTCAGAGACACAAAACACATTAGCAATGCGTCAG GTTTGGCTGTTATAACTGTTATGTTGGTAACCACATGTCTTATGTCTCTCGTCATCGTCTTGTGCTGGAATAGAAGCGTTGTTTTTGCCATTTGTTTCATATTCTTCTTTGGTTCCATCGAAGCCCTCTACTTCTCAGCTTCTCTCATCAAGTTTCGTGAAGGAGCTTGGGTTCCGGTTGCACTCTCATTTATCTTTCTAGCAATAATGTACATTTGGCATTACGGCACGTTTAAAAAGTACGAGTTTGACCTTCACAACAAAGTTTCCATCGACTGGCTCCTCGGTTTGAGTCCCAAACTTGGGATTGTACGGGTCCGAGGCATTGGCCTCATACATACAGAACTTGTTTCTGGAGTTCCAGCTATCTTCTCCCATTTCGTGACCAATCTCCCAGCTTTTCACCAGGTTCTAGTCCTGTTCTGTGTAAAATATGTCCCAGTTCCTCATGTGAGACCCGAGGAGAGATTTCTTGTTGGAAGAATCGGGCCCAAAGGGTACCGAGTTTATAGATGCATAGCCCGTTATGGATACCGTGATTCGCTCACGGATGATGTGGAGTTTGAAAGGGACCTTGTTTGTAGCATAGCAGAATTTATCCGTTCGGAGGGGAAAGAGCGGGACAGTACGTCGGACAAAAATCTAGAAAACGAAGAGAAGATGACAGTCATTGGGACTACATCAACACATACAAACGGCATCAAAATGTTGgaaaatgatgaaaaattaTCTGATATAGCCAGCGTTATGGAGCTAGGAGAAATTCATGCACCCGCACCCGATATTCCAAGAAAAAGGGTAAGATTCCTCCTACCTGAAAGCCCACAAATCGATTCAGAAGCCCAAGCAGAGCTACGGGAACTGATGGAAGCAAGAGAGGCCGGGATGGCTTTTATATTAGGCCATTGTTACGTGAAGGCGAAGTCCGGTTCGAGTCTGATAAAGAGGGTAGTGATCAATGTTGGGTATGATTTCTTGAGAAGGAACAGTGCATCACCAACATATGCACTGAATTTACCTCGTGCATCAACTCTAGAGGTGGGAATGATTTACCTTGTTTAg